A portion of the Streptomyces sp. NBC_01335 genome contains these proteins:
- a CDS encoding VWA domain-containing protein: MGRHSLPDRSAADRPGAASAPHRRRAIAVTGALVVAVAAGTAVVARSGLLSFSEPCGSDAVRLTVAASPDIAPAVRAVADRARQDEVRTDGRCMDVRVVAADSYKVANTVAAGGKAPYQVWLPDSDLWLDRAKGAGDGIPLTPGDSVATSPVGFAVVPSAAKALGWPDKRLGWAELVAAALGSDGAVRLGAADPARSATGLLALAAIGAASADQGGDSDTRAAQTAKLLSERMSQSDPEAAGTLAHDDVAAERDDVKRNQALILSEQAAFAHNEKAGAGGKVDLFYPKDGSPQLNYPYTLVDETAMSVEQSRTALRLMTLLRESSAGGPGAVLPAHGFRSPDGDAGARVVRAAGGEDPQPYAGAPATAPTAAELQEVLGMWTITVQSARLSTVVDASGSMATPVPGSGESRMEVTKESLLRALSQFTDDDEIGLWEFATRLDGEKDYRELTPTRRLGDRTASGTTHRKELAAAFDELEPVPNGATGLYDTTLAAYGAAVASYVPGKFNALVILTDGSDQDDHGISRTGLVQQLRALADPERPVPILAIAVGPDADREEVAEIAKVTGGGGYEVSDPAEIQSVILQAIMTASQARIPE; encoded by the coding sequence ATGGGACGTCACAGCTTGCCCGACCGCTCCGCGGCGGACAGACCCGGGGCGGCGTCGGCGCCGCACCGCCGCCGCGCGATCGCCGTCACCGGCGCACTCGTCGTCGCGGTGGCGGCCGGGACGGCGGTGGTCGCGCGCAGCGGCCTGCTCTCGTTCTCCGAGCCGTGCGGGAGCGACGCCGTCCGGCTCACCGTGGCCGCTTCGCCCGACATCGCCCCCGCCGTACGCGCCGTCGCCGACCGGGCGCGCCAGGACGAGGTGCGTACGGACGGGCGCTGCATGGACGTCCGGGTGGTGGCCGCCGACTCGTACAAGGTCGCCAACACCGTGGCGGCCGGCGGCAAGGCCCCGTACCAGGTCTGGCTGCCGGACTCGGACCTCTGGCTGGACCGGGCGAAGGGGGCCGGGGACGGCATCCCCCTCACGCCCGGTGATTCGGTGGCCACCTCGCCGGTGGGGTTCGCGGTGGTGCCGTCCGCGGCGAAGGCCCTGGGCTGGCCGGACAAGCGGCTCGGCTGGGCCGAACTGGTCGCCGCAGCCCTGGGGTCAGACGGCGCCGTACGGCTGGGGGCGGCCGATCCGGCCCGCAGCGCCACCGGGCTGCTGGCGCTCGCGGCCATCGGGGCGGCCTCAGCAGACCAGGGCGGCGACAGCGACACGCGGGCCGCGCAGACCGCGAAGCTCCTCTCGGAGCGGATGTCGCAGAGCGACCCGGAGGCAGCCGGGACCCTCGCGCACGACGATGTGGCGGCCGAGCGGGACGACGTGAAGCGGAACCAGGCGCTGATCCTGTCGGAGCAGGCCGCCTTCGCGCACAACGAGAAGGCCGGAGCGGGCGGCAAGGTCGACCTCTTCTACCCGAAGGACGGGTCTCCGCAGCTCAACTACCCGTACACGCTGGTGGACGAGACGGCGATGAGCGTGGAGCAGAGCCGGACCGCACTGCGCCTGATGACGCTGCTCCGCGAGAGCAGTGCGGGCGGGCCCGGCGCCGTCCTGCCCGCCCACGGGTTCCGGTCCCCGGACGGCGATGCCGGGGCGCGGGTCGTCCGGGCGGCGGGTGGTGAGGACCCGCAGCCGTATGCCGGGGCTCCCGCGACCGCGCCCACCGCCGCCGAGCTCCAGGAGGTGCTCGGCATGTGGACCATCACGGTGCAGAGCGCCCGGCTCTCCACGGTGGTCGACGCGTCGGGCTCGATGGCGACCCCGGTCCCGGGCAGCGGTGAGTCGCGGATGGAGGTGACGAAGGAGTCGCTGTTGCGGGCGCTGAGCCAGTTCACGGACGACGACGAGATCGGCCTGTGGGAGTTCGCCACCAGGCTCGACGGCGAGAAGGACTACCGCGAGCTGACCCCGACGCGCCGTCTCGGCGACCGGACCGCGAGCGGCACCACCCACCGGAAGGAACTCGCTGCCGCGTTCGACGAGTTGGAGCCCGTGCCGAACGGCGCCACCGGGCTCTACGACACCACGCTGGCCGCGTACGGGGCGGCGGTGGCGAGCTACGTGCCGGGCAAGTTCAACGCCCTGGTGATCCTGACGGACGGCTCCGACCAGGACGACCACGGCATCTCGCGCACCGGCCTGGTCCAGCAGCTCAGAGCGCTCGCGGACCCGGAGCGCCCGGTGCCGATCCTCGCCATCGCGGTGGGGCCGGACGCGGACCGCGAGGAGGTCGCGGAGATCGCGAAGGTGACGGGCGGGGGCGGTTACGAGGTGAGCGACCCCGCCGAGATCCAGTCGGTCATCCTGCAGGCCATCATGACGGCAAGCCAGGCCCGCATCCCCGAGTAG
- a CDS encoding glutamate--cysteine ligase — MGEKVVAHAFDLSDRPAYRRKLARCLEGLERLLEERRFDRPRNFMGLEIELNLAASDGTPRMMNAEVLQRIASRDFQTELGMFNLEVNIVPHRLSGRVFDQLAEELRTGLAYAHRKAAEVDAGIVMIGILPTLGPDDLVFGNLSDVDRYTLLNDEMVAARGEDFAIDIEGVEHLVCASPSIAPESACTSVQLHLQVTPARFPDVWNAAQAVAGVQIALGANAPFLFGKELMRESRPPLFQQATDVRPPELRNQGVRPRTWFGERWIGSAHELFEENVRFFPPLLPILSDEDPLRVLDEGGVPALAELVLHNGTIYRWNRPVYGVADGAPHLRVENRVLPAGPTVADVLANAAFYYGLVRALADEPRPVWSKLSFEAAEENFDNACRYGIEAELLWPRPGRSGGVAKVPAVKLVRDELLPLASAGLDAWNIEPADRDRYLGIIEERCRRRTNGASWQVDTYHRAQEAGLGREAALAATTRRYGELARSGEPVHTWPVGFPKP; from the coding sequence ATGGGGGAGAAGGTCGTGGCGCACGCCTTTGACCTGTCCGACCGCCCGGCGTACCGGCGCAAGCTGGCCCGGTGTCTGGAAGGGCTGGAGAGGCTGCTGGAGGAGCGGAGGTTCGACCGTCCCCGAAATTTCATGGGTCTGGAGATCGAGCTGAATCTCGCTGCCTCGGACGGCACGCCCCGGATGATGAATGCCGAGGTGCTCCAGCGGATCGCCAGCCGGGATTTCCAGACGGAACTCGGGATGTTCAACCTTGAGGTGAATATCGTTCCGCACCGGCTGAGCGGCCGGGTTTTCGATCAGCTCGCGGAGGAGCTGCGAACGGGGCTGGCCTATGCCCATCGGAAGGCTGCCGAGGTCGACGCGGGCATTGTCATGATCGGAATTCTTCCCACGCTGGGACCGGACGACCTGGTCTTCGGCAACCTCTCGGACGTGGACCGCTACACCCTTCTCAACGACGAGATGGTCGCCGCGCGGGGCGAGGATTTCGCGATCGACATCGAGGGCGTCGAGCACCTGGTGTGCGCGTCCCCGTCGATCGCCCCCGAATCGGCCTGCACCTCCGTGCAGTTGCACCTCCAGGTGACCCCCGCGCGGTTCCCCGACGTGTGGAACGCGGCGCAGGCGGTCGCCGGGGTGCAGATCGCGCTCGGCGCCAACGCGCCGTTCCTCTTCGGCAAGGAACTGATGCGCGAATCCAGGCCGCCGCTGTTCCAGCAGGCCACGGACGTACGGCCGCCCGAACTGCGGAACCAGGGAGTGCGCCCGCGGACCTGGTTCGGGGAGCGCTGGATCGGTTCGGCGCACGAGCTCTTCGAGGAGAACGTCCGCTTCTTCCCGCCGCTGCTGCCGATCCTCTCCGACGAGGACCCGCTGCGGGTGCTCGACGAAGGAGGCGTACCGGCACTGGCCGAACTCGTCCTGCACAACGGGACGATCTACCGCTGGAACCGGCCCGTCTACGGAGTCGCGGACGGGGCGCCCCACCTGCGGGTGGAGAACCGGGTGCTGCCGGCCGGGCCGACCGTCGCCGACGTACTCGCCAACGCCGCCTTCTACTACGGGCTGGTGCGCGCGCTCGCCGACGAACCCCGCCCGGTGTGGAGCAAGCTCTCCTTCGAGGCCGCCGAGGAGAACTTCGACAACGCCTGCCGCTACGGCATCGAGGCCGAACTGCTCTGGCCGCGCCCCGGCCGGTCCGGCGGCGTCGCGAAGGTCCCGGCCGTCAAGCTCGTACGGGACGAACTGCTGCCCCTCGCGTCCGCCGGGCTCGACGCGTGGAACATCGAGCCCGCCGACCGCGACCGGTACCTCGGCATCATCGAGGAGCGGTGCCGCCGGCGGACCAACGGAGCCTCCTGGCAGGTCGACACCTACCACCGGGCGCAGGAGGCGGGGCTGGGACGGGAAGCCGCCCTCGCGGCCACCACCCGCAGGTACGGCGAGCTGGCCCGCAGCGGCGAACCGGTGCACACCTGGCCCGTCGGCTTCCCCAAGCCGTGA
- a CDS encoding DUF5999 family protein, with product MCQHQPPCPTAESAAREAARLVAHHPEQGWSLLCNGVLLFEDTGELLPDGQIIAPHRPLATGRVVKAA from the coding sequence ATGTGCCAGCATCAACCCCCCTGCCCCACCGCAGAATCAGCCGCCCGGGAGGCCGCCCGGCTCGTGGCGCACCACCCCGAGCAGGGCTGGAGCCTGCTCTGCAACGGCGTCCTGCTCTTCGAGGACACCGGCGAACTGCTCCCGGACGGACAGATCATCGCCCCGCACCGCCCGCTGGCCACCGGCCGCGTGGTGAAGGCCGCCTGA